One Triticum dicoccoides isolate Atlit2015 ecotype Zavitan chromosome 4B, WEW_v2.0, whole genome shotgun sequence genomic window carries:
- the LOC119295034 gene encoding uncharacterized protein LOC119295034: MAPRRRLSGSVVGLTAAGAGRPWMAICGVVLRQRREGEREMKRGWRGSLRAHGEAPLGADLAIGSKKFQKVHLGIKMLIRLLIHSDDFAIICRNTILDFNNGCEIVYAELDAAKSADAMSGGAVPRGLLPIAAARSGCATAISVSSGLTLFSSIMELTGGYV, from the exons ATggcgccgaggaggaggctgagcggtTCTGTAGTTGGGTTGACGGCGGCCGGAGCAGGTCGTCCATGGATGGCCATCTGTGGCGTCGTTCTCAGGCAGAGAAGGGAAGGGGAGCGCGAGATGAAGAGGGGATGGAGAGGGAGTCTGCGTGCCCATGGAGAAGCGCCTCTGGGAGCAGATCTGGCCATTGGCAGTAAGAAG TTTCAGAAGGTTCATTTGGGGATTAAAATGTTGATAAGGCTTCTAATCCATTCGGATGACTTTGCTATTATCTGCA GAAATACAATTCTTGATTTCAACAATGGGTGTGAAATAGTATATGCAGAGCTAGATGCGGCGAAATCTGCAGACGCCATGAGTGGCGGCGCAGTTCCTCGCGGTCTATTACCAATCGCCGCTGCTCGCAGTGGTTGCGCCACTGCTATTTCGGTGTCCAGCGGCCTCACCCTCTTCTCGTCCATCATGGAGCTCACAGGAGGTTATGTTTGA